GTGGTGCTGCTGCGCCTGCAGGCATTGCACGCTGCCCATGACGCCCCGCGGCAGCGCTGCTACGCCACCGTGATTGCCGCCGACTTGCTGGCATCCCGTGGCCTGTCGTGGCTGGCGGCTGACCTGTACGCCAACGTTGCGCGGTTGATGCAAGAGACCACTGCGCAGGGCTGGGAGCCGGAGTTGTATCGCAACGTGCAAGCCATTATCAGTGACACTAAGGACTAACCAGCATGGCCCGTCAAAGCGACCTGCGCTTCACCTTCGAACCGCTGCGGGGCGATTGCTTCGAAGTGGTTTCGTTCACGTTCGATGAAGGCTTGTCCCAGCCCTTCAAACTCGAACTGGAACTGGCCAGCCACAATGCAGCCATCGACTTCAATCGGGTGCTCGACCTGTCGGGGCTGTTCACCCTGCAAAAGGCGTCAGCGCGGGCAAAACGGATCATGTTCAGCCTGTCTGTGGGCGATGAACTCTATACATGCGTCAGGAGCGTTTCATGAAGACCGTCTGGAGTTACCTCAAGCGCTGGGGCATGCCGGTGCTGCGTCAGTTCAATCAGGCATGGCCGGCACTGGTGCTGCTGGGCGTGGTGTTCTTATTGATTGCTGTCTGGTGGTTGGGCCCGCAGTGGACCTGGCGGGAATATCAGCCGCTGGGTGAATTGGCAATGCGTGTGTCTGCCAGTGTCGTGGTGCTGGTGGTGCCGTTGCTGGTCTGGGCGTGGCGGGTGCGTGATCGTTACCAGCGTTTGCAACTGGAACGCCAGCATGAGGCTGCCGTACAGGCCGACCCATGCCTGCCCTATATCGAGGCGCAGGAGCGGGCGCTGGACCGTAGCCTGGGCAGCCTGCTGAACAACATGGAGCGCCGCCGTTCGCTTTATCAACTGCCGTGGTACCTGGTACTGGGCGAGGAAAATGCCGGCAAGACCAGTCTGATCACGCGTTCCAATCAGAGCTTTGCCTTGTCTCATGTGACCAGGGCCGGGGTCAGGGCGCATGAGCAAGAGCAACTGGCTTACCCTGTGGACTGGTGGATCGGCGACGAGGCCGTGTTAATCGACCCGCCGGGCGAGTTTCTCAGCCACCCGGAGCTGCAGGCTGATAGCGTCGAGCAGCAGGGCAAGGTCAAACCGGTACTGCCCGCTGGCGCTCACCCACGCCTCTGGCGGCACCTGCTCGACTGGCTGGTGCGCAACCGCAGCCGCCGGGCACTCAATGGCGTGGTGTTGGTGATTGATGTGCAGGCTCTCTTGGCGCAACGCCCCGAGCAGCGCAAGGTTCACGCCAATCTGCTGCGTACCCGGCTGTTTGAATTGACGCGGCAGTTGGGCACGCGTTTGCCGGTGTACGTGACGCTGAGCAAGTTCGACCTGCTGGAAGGCTTCGAAGAGTTCTTCGCCCGATTGTCACGTAGCGGGCGAGAAGACCTGCTGGGGTTCACCTTCAGCCTGGATGCAGTGGATAATTTCGATGCCTGGCTGGCGGAGCTGACGCGCCAATACCAGCGCTTTGTCGCCTGTTTGAGCGAACAGATTTTCGACGGCGTCAGCCAGGCGCGCGGATTGGATGAATGTGACCGCTTGCAGGCGTTTGTGCAGCAGATGGCAGGGCTGCGCCCGGCACTGTTGGGTTTTCTCAGTGAAATGCTTGGCAGTGATCGGTTCACCACGCCAGCCTTGGTGCGCGGGCTGTATTTCTCCTCGGTCCTGCAACAAGGCATCCTGAGCAATGCTTTCGTGAAAGAAGCAGGGCAGGCGTATCAACTGCCGCCACCGCCGCCTGAGGTGAAACCGGCCGGCGGCTCGGTCATTTACTTCGCGCAGCAACTCTTTCAGCGAGTGATCTATCCCGAAGCGGGCCTGGCGGGCGATAACATCAAAGTGGCCCGCAGCAAGCGGCGACTGCTGATCGCCGGGTTCGGCGTCGCGTCTCTGGGTTGTCTGGTGGCTATGGGTACCTGGCAATTTTACTTCAGCATCAATCGCGACAAGGCGGCCAGCGTACTGGCCAAGAGTCAGGAATTCAGTGAACGGGACATCGACGCCAAGGTCGACCCCACCGGTCGCAACCTGTTGCTGCCCCTGGACCAGATTCGCGATGCCGTGTTGGTCTACGGTGACTACCGCCAGGCGTGGCCGTTGTTGTCGGACATGGGGCTGTACCAGGGCAGGGCGATTGGCCCTACCGTGGACGAGGCCTACCTTAATCTGTTGTCCAAACGCTTCCTGCCGGCGATTGCCAGCGGGGTGCTCGATGCCATCGACGCTGCGCCCGCCGGCAGCCATCAGCAACTGGCGGCGTTGCGCGTGTATCGCATGCTCGAAGAGCGACCCAACCGCCGCCCGGCGATTATCGAGGAGTGGGTCGCCAAACAATGGCAGCGTGCCTATCCGGGCCAGGGCCAGTTGCAGGCCGATCTGATGGGGCACCTGGGCTACGCACTGAAATACGCCGACGCCGACCTGCCGCATTACCGAGAGCGTATTACACAGGTGCAGCAGCAACTGCGCCAGTTACCCATGGCCGAACGGGTCTATATGAGTCTGAAGCAGGACGCCCTGGAGCGTTTGCAGCGCCCGCTGGACCTGCGCAATGAGATCGGTCCGGCGTTCGACATTGTCTTCCGCCCGCTCAACACCGATCAGGAGGGCAGCGGTTTGCAATTGCCGCCGCTGCTCACTGCCAAGGGCTTCAAGGACTACTTCGAGCCCGGCACCGAGGGCATCATCGACCAGGCAATGATTGACCAGTGGGTTGTCGGCCAACGGCAACGCCTCGACTACTCGGCCGAAGACCGCAACGTGCTGACCCAACGTATTCGTGCCCTGTATAGCGCGGATTACGTGGACAACTGGCGGCGTGCCCTGAACCGGTTTGCGGTCACTGACTTCGACGACCTCGGCCATGGCGTAGCCGTGCTGGAGCAAGTCACCGGCCCGGCCGCACCGCTGCGACGCTTGCTTGAAACCGTGCGCGACAACAGTGTGATCTATCCGGCCGCGCCCTTGATCGAGGGGCAAGCACCGCTCGCTTTGGACAAGGTCTCGGAAGGTCAGCAACAAGCAGCCGGGATTCGCCGCGCGTTTTCCAGCCTGGCCGAACTGATTGCCACGCAAGGCGAGCAGCCGTCCTACTATGAAGAAACCTTGCGCGCGGTCGGCGCCGTCTATGACTATGCCAAGGCCGTGCACGACAATCCCGACCCCGGTAAGGCCGCCCTTAAAGCCGTGCTCAACCGCTTCTCCCTGGGCGGTGCCGATCCTATCGCCAACCTGCAACGGGTCGCCGTCGGCCTGCCCGAGCCGTTGAATCAGCAAGTCAAAAAGCTTGCCGACCAGACTTCCCAGGTATTGGTGATTGCCGCCCTACGCGAGCTGGAGAAGCGTTGGGACAGTGAAATCTACAGCTTCTACCGCGAGCGTCTGGCAGGGCGTTACCCGTTCAAGGCCAATGGCGAGGATGCGTCACTGGACGATTTCGAAGCCTTTTTCGGCCCACAGGGGCGCCTGCAGCAGTTTCACGATCAGTACCTGAACGTGTTTCTCAAGGACAACCTCGATGCGCTTTACTCCGACAGCCTCGGCGGCTACCTGGTACGCAGTGACGTGCTGGAACAGTTGAAAAAGGCCGAACGCATTCGCGACACCTTCTTCAACCATCGCGGTCACCTGGCGGTTCAACTCACCATCGAACCCCTGGCCCTCAGTGCCACCCGCCTGAGCAGCATGCTCAGTGTCGACGGCCAGTTGATCCCCTACCAGCACGGCGCTGCGCAACGCACCGGCCTGGTGTGGCCCAACAGCCTGGGCAACTCCAACGGCAGCCAACTGACCCTGGTACACAGCACCGGTAACACCGCCAGCCTGAGTTATCGCGGGCCGTGGTCGTTGTTTCGCCTGCTCAGCCGCGGGCATCTCAATGGGCGTACCGACACCAGCGTGGACCTGACCTTTTCAGTTGCTGATGGGCTGATGCGTTATCGGATTGGAGCGCAGAAGGCGAACAACCCGATTACCCAGCGCAGCTTTGAAGGGTTTGTGCTGCCCAGGACCTTGTTGCAAGAGCGCCGATCAAAGAAAGACCCGGCAGGGAATGTCGCTGCAATAGCGTCCAGCGATGAACGCAAATGAATCAGCGAATGCTGGGTACAAAGTAGACACTCGTGAAACAGGACCGTTTACATGGCAATCAAGCTGCAAATGCTGACACAAGACCCGAAAGAAATTGAGTTGATTGAGCGGTACTGGGCTGTCGATGAGTCAGGGCGATACCTTGAAAAAGTCAGTGCTCTGACGGGCATTATTGAGATGGCCAAGGGCATGACACTGGCCAGCTTCATACGCCAGCGTTGCAATGCGTTCGATGAAAATCAGGTGTGCCCCCAATGCGCCGAACTGGTTGAAATCAAAAGTCGCTCCGAGGCAACAAAGGTCCCTCAACGGTTTCCTAAACTTTGTACGCTCTGTCAGGACGACCAGGACGCGATTGCGCTTGAGGTTAAAAAGGCCAGAGCTGCGGAGCTTGAACGGCAGTTGGCCGAATACGCCAGCAAGCAGTCGACCCGAACGGTGGACTATTCAATGTTGCCGGACAATCTGGTCCTGCTTCTCTTGGCGTTGGACAGAGCCATTAACCCGAGATTGACCCATGGCGGCTTCACCCTGGGTGATTGTCGAGGGCTGGCACCTCGGTATGCTGGCGACTTTATCCTGCAACTGCGTGAGGCTGGGCTCCTCCTCGATGACCCAGGCAAAGCGAGTCCGGGCACTTACTATTGGGAGGGCGACGAGATTTGGATGTCGCGTGACCAAGTGGTTTACCGCTTGGCGCCAGATGCTGCATCGAGAAGTGCGGACGAGGTCATTCGGAGCCTGCGGGAAAGGGTATACACCGACGCTGATGGGCTCTTTAATCTGTGGCTGGATTACTCGGTTGCGGATGTCATGCGCTATGTGGGCAACCAATGTGCCCTTTACCACCACGACCTTGATGAGCAAGAACAGGAGGAGATCAAAAGCACCCTGCGCTCGGCATTGCAAACCTATAGTGTCTCGCAGCTCTGGTCAGTGGTGTGGAAGGTCGTCAGAGACGCCGCAAGTTTAGCCAATCGTGAGTACTACAATCGTCCTAAAGCGGCTGCGACGATACCCGGCAAGATTCGGCGCAATCTGGAGAAAGTGCAGCGAGACGCGATTGAACTCAAGGCATGGGGTCGCCCGGAGCAGCATTGCGCAGGCGCACTGGGTATGGTGCTGAGCGAGGTTTTGGGCGTTGATGAAAATACCTCAGGTCAGAGGGTCTCTTCCCTGGTCACCTGGCTCACAGGACAGGCATGTTCATCGACGCTGCAAGTAGCGCTTGACGAGCCGATACACGAATTGATGACGATGGCGTTGGCCCGCGACCTCGGTTCTTCAGTCATGGTGCGGTTCGCGGAGTTGATTCGTGGAGGCCATGACGTCGGTTTTGCCATTGAAGAAATTCGTGAGTCGCTCCGCTCGTAAGACGGGGCAGGGTGGTTTGGAGGAAAAAACGGGTTGGGAGCAAGCCCCCGCAACTGGCTACATCCCTGTAGCCAGTTCTCGAAGGTGGTAGTGCACGTTGTCCAAGAGCGCTCTCAGACAACATTCCAGTGGAGCGGCCTTACTTGAGCGTCACATCCACCATCGGCGGAATGAACCCGTAGTCATATTCGGCGACCACGAAGGTCTGCTGCCCTTTGATCTTGATGCCGACGGTCGGTGCCTCGGTGCCACCGATGCGCATCTGTTTACCGTCTTCGCCGGCAGGGACGCTGTCGATGAAGGAGGTCACCAGGCCGTTGGGCATCACGCAGTGCGAGTAGGTCTGGAAGGGCTGGGAAGAGGGGTTGCCCAGCACCAGGCCGGAACCGTTCAACGGCACGTAAGGGCCGAACAGCGAGTCCGCGACAAAACCGTATACCCCGTCGGGCCCGGTGACGCCGTCGGCGTAGGTGAAGGTGTGGCTGATGGTGAACAGGTAATACTTGCCGTCCTGGAACACGAAGTGCGGACGTTCGGTCTGGTCGTTGACGCCGACGGCGGTGAGCAGCGGCGGCAGCATTTCCCAGTCGTCGCCGTCTTTGTCACGGGCCACGGCGATGCCGACGCAGGCGGTCTGGTAGCGCGAGTTGCCGACGTCTTCATGACCCGGCGGCACGTCGCCGATTTCTGCCTTGCCCACCTTGTGCGAGCCACGCTCGCCGGCCACGTTGCCCTCAAACAGCATGTACAGCTTGCCGTCCTTCGGGTCGCGGAACGGCCACGGATCGCGGAAACCCCAGAAGGCGTTCTGCGCTTCGGTCTGGTACATCTTGCCGTCCGCTTCGAACAGCGGCTTGACCTTCTCGAAGCCCACCAGGCTGACGCCATGCTCGGTGGTCACCACGCGGCCACGCACCTTGACGATGGTCGCACCGGGTGTGACGGCGGTGTAGTACAGGTCGATTTCACCTTGCTCGTTCAACAGGATCGGCGTGCCGGCCCATTCGCGCACGGTCGGCGAAACACCCTCAGCCATGACCCGGCCACCCAGTTTCCAGTCCTTGCCGGTGCGGGAGAACCAGTAGTACATCTTTGCCCGACCGTGGCGATCATTCCAGTCGCGGGTGATGTCGTAGTTACCGTTCTGATCGAGGTATTGCGGGTCGTTCGGGTGACGATCCGCAGTCAGGGTGAAGATCACCGACCAGCCATCGACGGAGGTGATATTCCCGTCGATGTCACGCAGCGGCATGGTGTCCCAGATAAACACTTTATCGCTCAGCACCGGGAAGTCGGCGCTGACCAATGGCTGGGTGGTGGTGGGATCGTCCGCGTGCACTTTCAGCGCATCGGCGCGGGTCCACAGGCTGGGTTGATGGGGTGCTTTGCCAAATGTATCAGTGGTGCTTTTCATAAGAAAAACCTCGTCCATGAAGGTTGGTTGAATACTGTATTTATATACAGTGACTTCACTTTAGAAGGGTCCTTCCTTCGGGTCAAGCAAAAAAATGCATTTATGCATAATCGAGGTTTTTGTCTAAGCTGATTCGTTTCACCAGCGAAGATAGCCCCAATTTCGCCTCGAATAATTGGGGCCGCTCCTGCATCAATTGGCCTGCCGAATTTTCTCATGCCGGTGTTGGTTGCACTGCCAGCGCCAGGCGTCGGTCAGCATGCTTTCCAGTGAATGACGCGCCTGCCAACCCAGTTCTTCGAGTGATTTTCGCGGGTCGGCCCAGCAGCAGGCGATATCCCCTGGCCGGCGCGGTTCGAAGGTCATGGGTATGGGCACGCCAGTCACTTTTTCGAAGGCGTTGATGACCTCCAGCACCGAATACCCACGCCCGGTTCCCAGATTCCACACACTGATGCCGCGCCGTTCGCGCAGCGCGTCGAGCGCGCAGGTGTGGCCCTGCGCGAGGTCGACGACATGGATGTAGTCGCGAACGCCGGTGCCGTCCGGGGTCGGGTAGTCCCGGCCGTAAACCGACAATGCCTGGCGTTCGCCGCTGGCAACCTGCAGCAAGTAAGGCAGTAAATTGTTCGGTGTGCTGGTCGGTGCCTCGCCCAGCAAACCGGAGGCGTGGGCGCCGATGGGGTTGAAGTAGCGCAGCAGGCCTATCGACCAGCGCGGATCGGAGCCGGCCACGCTTTTCATCACGTTTTCACACATCAATTTGGACATGCCGTACGGGTTGGTCGGTTGCCCGGTGGTGCACGTCTCGCTGATGGGCATGCGCGTGCAGTCGCCGTACACGGTGGCCGACGAACTGAACACCAGGCGGAACACACCCGCCTGCGCCATGGCCTGGCAAAGCACCACGCTGCCGCCGACATTGGTGTCGTAATAGCGCAACGGCTCGCGCACGCTTTCGCCGACGGCTTTCAACCCTGCGCAGTGCACCACCGCGTCAATCGGGTAGTCGCGCAACAGCGTGTCGAGCAAACGCCGGTTGCGCACATCGCCGTAGACAAATCCTGGTGGCCTGCCTGCCAGGGTGCTGATGCGCTCGATGGCCGAGCGCTCGCTGTTGCACAAGTTATCCAGGATCAACACGTCTTCGCCTCGATCCATCCATTCCACTGCGACATGCGCACCGATGTATCCCGCACCGCCCGTTATCAAAATCATGCGCCTGCCCTCAATCGTCCCGGCGTCTGCCTGACGCCCTGTTGCCAAGGTGGTCAGCCGTGTTGGCGGCTGACTGTTAAACCGGTAGGGGGCGTTTTTTGGCGGGAGTTCAAACCGGTTGACCGACTGGTATGTGCAGTTCATCGGCTTCGCAGAATCTTCTTCTGAACGCCCCGCGACGACGATGCTTCCAACCTTCAAGAGCCGTACAGCCTGATTGAACGCTGTCGCGCGCTTGCCGTATCGACCGGATATGGCCAAGGGGCTCGATGCTTGAGCCGTCATCTTTTCGCTTGATAAGGACGTTGATATGAACCTTGCAGAACAGCCTGAACAGTTTGCTGCGCTGAGTGCGCAACGCCTCATGGAATCTCCGGCCCCGGCCCGGCCCACACTGGTGTGCCTGTCCCATTTGCGCTGGGGTTTCGTTTACCAGCGCCCGCAGCATGTGATGTCGCGCCTGGCCAAAGACTACGACGTGATCTTCTTCGAAGAACCAGTGGTGGCCGGCCACGAGCCACCCCGGCTTGAAGCGTCGAGCCCGGCAGACGGTATCGAGGTAGTGGTGCCGCGCCTGCCCGAAGGCATGACTGCCCAGGCCATCAACGAAGCGCAGCGCCAGTTGCTCGACGAGCGCCTTGCCCAGCGCTTGCCCGGTGATCTTCTGCTCTGGTACTTCACCCCGATGAGCCTGGCGTTCACTGACCATCTCCAAGCGCAAGTCACCGTGTTCGACTGCATGGACGAGCTGTCCGCGTTCATGGGCGCACCTGCCCAACTGGTGGACATGGAGCGGCTGCTGATGGCCAGGGCCGACGTGGTATTTACCGGCGGAGTGAGTTTGTGGGAGGTCAAGCAGCGCCAGCACGGCAATGCGCATCCAGTGCCCAGCAGCGTCGACATCGCGCATTTCGCCCAGGCGCGTGACGCTGTGATCGAGCCTGCGGACCAGGCTTCGATTGCGCGGCCACGCCTGGGCTTTTTCGGGGTGATCGATGAGCGCTTCGACATCGAACTGGTGGACCAGATGGCGGCGCTGCGGCCCGACTGGCAGATCGTACTGGTGGGGCCGGTGGTCAAGATCGATCCGCAAACGCTGCCGCGTCGCCCCAATATCCATTACCTGGGGGCGCGGCAATACGCCGAACTGCCGGCTTACCTGAGCGGCTGGGACGTGGCACTGATGCCTTTCGCGCTCAACGCGTCCACCCGCTTTATCAGCCCCACCAAGACGCCTGAATACCTGGCGGGCGGCTGTCCCGTGGTGTCCACGCCGATTCGCGATGTGGTCAATGGCTATGGCGCCAGTGGTGCGGTGTTCATCGCCGACACGCCGCAGGCCTTTGTCAGTGCCATCGAAGGCGCGCTGCACCTCAAAGGCACGCCCGACTTTTTAAAACGCGCCGACGCCGCCCTTGAAGGCATGTCGTGGGACAACACCAGCCGCTTCATGAAGGAGCAGATCGAATGCCTCAGATAAATCTCGAAGCGGCCATGTCCGGACCGTCCTGCCAGCCGGCGCGCAGTGTTTATGATTACCTGATCGTCGGCGCCGGGTTTGCCGGCAGCGTAATGGCCGAACGTCTGGCCGAGGGGTTGGGCCGCCACGTGCTGCTGATCGACCGACGCGCCCACGTGGCCGGCAACGCCTACGATCACTACGACGCAGCGGGGGTGCTGGTGCACCGCTACGGTCCGCACATTTTCCACACCAACGCCCAGCGCATCGTTGATTACTTGTCGCGCTTCACCGAGTGGCGACCCTACGAGCACCGTGTGCTGGCGAAGGTGGATGGGCAGTTGGTGCCGATTCCCATCAACCTCACCACGCTAAACACGCTGTACGGGCTGTCGATGACGCCTGAGCAAGCCGAAGTGTTCCTGGCCGAGCGGGCCGAGCCGGTGGCGACGATTCGCACGTCCGAAGACGTGGTGGTCAATCAGATCGGTCGAACGCTGTACGAGAAGTTTTTCCGTGGCTACACCCGCAAGCAGTGGGGACTGGACCCGTCCGAGCTGGACAAGTCGGTGACCTCGCGCATTCCCACCCGCACCCATGCCGACGATCGCTATTTTACCGACACCTTCCAGATGATGCCTCGCGACGGCTATACGCGCCTGTTCGAACGGATGCTCGATCACCCGCGCATCGACGTGCTGCTCAACACCGACTTCAAGGCCGTGCGCGATGCCGTCAAGTTCAAGCACATTATTTATTGCGGGCCAATCGACGAGTACTTCGACTTCCAGCTGGGCCGCTTGCCTTATCGCTCGCTGCGCTTCGAGCATCAGACCCTCGAACAGGAACGCTATCAGCCAGTAGCAGTGGTCAACTTCCCTGACGAGCAGGTGCCCTATACCCGCATCACCGAGTACAAGCACCTGACTGGCCAGGAGCACCCGAGCACCAGCATCAGTTACGAATTTCCCTGCGATGAGGGTGACCCTTATTACCCGGTGCCACGCCCCGAAAACGCCGAGCTGTACAAACGCTACAAGGCGCTGGCCCAGCAGACGCCGGAAGTGACGTTTCTCGGCCGCCTGGGCACCTACAAGTACTACAACATGGACCAGGTCGTCGGCCAGGCGCTGGCGTTGTACCGCGATATCGAGGCCGCAAGCAGCGAAGTCGCCCTTGAAGCGGGGCTCGAAGCTCCATGAACGCACGACAACAGGGGGGGCCACGCCAAGCCTGCGAGTTCGAACAGGTCAGCCTGTTCGACAGCTTCGTGATGGCCGGCTATGAATGTTCCAGCCAGCGCCGCCAGGATGGTCGGCGCCTGGACCTGCTGGAAAGTACCGGCCATGCGCGCTGGGTGGACAAGGACTACCGGCAACTGGCGGGCCTGAACGTACGCTGTGCCCGCGACGGTTTGCGCTGGCACCTGATCGAACGCAGCCCTGGCCGCTACGACTGGAGCAGCTTCCTGCCGATGCTCAGGGCCGCGCGCGAGCATTCGCTGCAGGTGATATGGGACCTTTGCCACTACGGCTATCCCGATGACCTCGACATCTGGCGCCCGTCATTCATCGACCGCTTCGCCCGCTTTGCCGGCGAAGTGGCGAAGCTGATGAGCGATGAAGGCATCCAGCGGCCGTTCTACTCGCCGGTCAACGAGATCTCGTTCTGGAGCTGGGCGGGGGGCGAGGTCGGTTATTTCAACCCCAACGCACGCGGGCGAGGGCAAGAGCTCAAGCACCAGTTGGTGCGCGCCAGCATCGCGGCTATCGAGGCGATTCGTGAGCGCGCGCCCGCTGCGCGTTTCGTGCAGTGCGACCCGTTGATCAACGTGGTGTCAGCCTCGCGTCGCAGCGAAGAGATCGATCACGCCGAACGTTATCGGCTGGCTCAATTCGAAGCCTGGGACCTGTTGACCGGGCGGCAATGGCCGGGCCTGGGTGGGCAGGAGCATTACCTGGACATCATCGGCGCCAATTTCTACCCGCACAACCAATGGTATTTCCAGGGTGATCGCATCATGCGCGGGGCGCCTGATTACCGACCGCTGGCCGGGATGCTCAAGGAACTGCACCAGCGCTATCAGCGGCCAGTGCTGATTTCCGAAACCGGTGCCGAGGATCAAGCGCGGGTGCCCTGGCTGAGCTACGTCGTGGAGCAGGTACTGACAGCGCTCAAGCGAGGGGTTCCGGTGCAAGGCATCTGCTGGTATCCCTTCCTCGATTACCCCGGCTGGGATGACGGCCGTTACTGCCCCACCGGCGTTTTCGGCTACCCGGATGGAGAGGGCGAGCGTGCGTCCTTTCACCCGTTGCATGCGCAGCTTCAGGCGGTGCCCGAGCGCGTCAGGGCGTGTCTGCGCGAGCTGGATCGGTTGCGAACGACGGGGCACCGGCCATGATCCTGCGGCGCTTGCGCGATGAGCCGCTGCCGGCAACCGCCAGTGCGTTTTTATGGCGCTACGTCAGGGTCCGTCCGCTGCATTTCAGCGCCATGTTGTCGCTGGTGATCGGTGCGGCCTGTTGCGCGGTGGCGGTGCAGTACGGCATGAAGTTGCTGGTGGACGCCATGGCCGGCGATTCGCAGGCAGGCCAGGTGTGGCGCGCCTTCAGCCTGTTCATCGGGCTGATCGTGGTGGAAAACGTGCTGTGGCGGCTCGGTGGCTGGGTGGGCTGTTACACCGTGGTCGGCAGTTGCGCCGACCTGCGGGTGGACCTGTTCCACCACCTGACCGGCCACCCGATGCGCTATTTCAACCGACACTTTGCCGGCTCGCTGGCCAATCGGGTGTCGGCGGCGGCCACGGCTGCCAACACCGTCTACGGTGGCCTGGCCTGGCGCATCGTGCCGCCCTGTGTGGATTTTCTCGGAGCCGTCGTGGTGCTGTTTGCCGTGCGTGGTTCCATGGCGCTGGCCTTGATCGTGTGCGTGTTGCTGGTGGCGGCGTTGATCACCGTGGTCGGCGTGCGCGGCCGCAATCGGCACATCGCCTTTGCGTCACAGTCGGCGCGTGTCGGTGGGGAAATCGTGGATCAGGTCTCCAATGTCTGGACCATCAAGGCGTTTTCCGGTCGCGAACGCGAACGCCTCAGGCTCGAGCGCGAGATCGGCGTCGAGGCGGGGGCGCATCGGCGCAGCTGGATCTATCTGGAAAAGGCGCGCGTGCTGCATGACGTATGCCTGTCCATCATGGCGGGGGCGATGCTGGGCTGGGCCATTCTGCTGTGGCGCGAGGGCCAGGTTACGGCGGGCGATGTGGTGATGGTCAGCGCGTTGACGTTTCGTATTCTCCATGGCTCGCGCGACCTGGCGCTGGCACTGGTGGAAGCCACTCAACAGATGGGGGTCATTGCCGAAACCCTGGGAATCATCGCCCAGCCCCATGAACTCAGCGATACGCCGGAAGAGCTGGCCCCCACTCGCGGCAGCATCCGCTTGCTCGATGTCAGCTATGCCCACCCCGGCGGGAGCTCGGTGTTCAGGCATTTTTTCCTGGAGATTCCGGCCGGCCAGAGCGTTGGCATTGTCGGCACCTCGGGTTCGGGCAAGTCCACGCTGCTGGGCTTGCTGCAGCGCCTGGATGACGTGCAAAGCGGCGTGATCCTGATCGACGACCGCGACATCCGCTCGGTCAGCCAGGACAGCTTGCGTCGGCAAATTGCCGTGGTGCCCCAGGAGCCGGCGCTGTTCAACCGCAGCATTCTGGAAAACATCGGCTACGGCCAGCCCCACGCGACCGAGCAGCAGATCATTGAAGCGGCCCGGCGCGCGTTCTGCGACGAGTTCGTGCAGGCGCTGCCCGCGGGCTATCAGACGCTGGT
This region of Pseudomonas sp. MUP55 genomic DNA includes:
- the tssM gene encoding type VI secretion system membrane subunit TssM → MKTVWSYLKRWGMPVLRQFNQAWPALVLLGVVFLLIAVWWLGPQWTWREYQPLGELAMRVSASVVVLVVPLLVWAWRVRDRYQRLQLERQHEAAVQADPCLPYIEAQERALDRSLGSLLNNMERRRSLYQLPWYLVLGEENAGKTSLITRSNQSFALSHVTRAGVRAHEQEQLAYPVDWWIGDEAVLIDPPGEFLSHPELQADSVEQQGKVKPVLPAGAHPRLWRHLLDWLVRNRSRRALNGVVLVIDVQALLAQRPEQRKVHANLLRTRLFELTRQLGTRLPVYVTLSKFDLLEGFEEFFARLSRSGREDLLGFTFSLDAVDNFDAWLAELTRQYQRFVACLSEQIFDGVSQARGLDECDRLQAFVQQMAGLRPALLGFLSEMLGSDRFTTPALVRGLYFSSVLQQGILSNAFVKEAGQAYQLPPPPPEVKPAGGSVIYFAQQLFQRVIYPEAGLAGDNIKVARSKRRLLIAGFGVASLGCLVAMGTWQFYFSINRDKAASVLAKSQEFSERDIDAKVDPTGRNLLLPLDQIRDAVLVYGDYRQAWPLLSDMGLYQGRAIGPTVDEAYLNLLSKRFLPAIASGVLDAIDAAPAGSHQQLAALRVYRMLEERPNRRPAIIEEWVAKQWQRAYPGQGQLQADLMGHLGYALKYADADLPHYRERITQVQQQLRQLPMAERVYMSLKQDALERLQRPLDLRNEIGPAFDIVFRPLNTDQEGSGLQLPPLLTAKGFKDYFEPGTEGIIDQAMIDQWVVGQRQRLDYSAEDRNVLTQRIRALYSADYVDNWRRALNRFAVTDFDDLGHGVAVLEQVTGPAAPLRRLLETVRDNSVIYPAAPLIEGQAPLALDKVSEGQQQAAGIRRAFSSLAELIATQGEQPSYYEETLRAVGAVYDYAKAVHDNPDPGKAALKAVLNRFSLGGADPIANLQRVAVGLPEPLNQQVKKLADQTSQVLVIAALRELEKRWDSEIYSFYRERLAGRYPFKANGEDASLDDFEAFFGPQGRLQQFHDQYLNVFLKDNLDALYSDSLGGYLVRSDVLEQLKKAERIRDTFFNHRGHLAVQLTIEPLALSATRLSSMLSVDGQLIPYQHGAAQRTGLVWPNSLGNSNGSQLTLVHSTGNTASLSYRGPWSLFRLLSRGHLNGRTDTSVDLTFSVADGLMRYRIGAQKANNPITQRSFEGFVLPRTLLQERRSKKDPAGNVAAIASSDERK
- a CDS encoding glycoside hydrolase family 68 protein, encoding MKSTTDTFGKAPHQPSLWTRADALKVHADDPTTTQPLVSADFPVLSDKVFIWDTMPLRDIDGNITSVDGWSVIFTLTADRHPNDPQYLDQNGNYDITRDWNDRHGRAKMYYWFSRTGKDWKLGGRVMAEGVSPTVREWAGTPILLNEQGEIDLYYTAVTPGATIVKVRGRVVTTEHGVSLVGFEKVKPLFEADGKMYQTEAQNAFWGFRDPWPFRDPKDGKLYMLFEGNVAGERGSHKVGKAEIGDVPPGHEDVGNSRYQTACVGIAVARDKDGDDWEMLPPLLTAVGVNDQTERPHFVFQDGKYYLFTISHTFTYADGVTGPDGVYGFVADSLFGPYVPLNGSGLVLGNPSSQPFQTYSHCVMPNGLVTSFIDSVPAGEDGKQMRIGGTEAPTVGIKIKGQQTFVVAEYDYGFIPPMVDVTLK
- the galE gene encoding UDP-glucose 4-epimerase GalE, translating into MILITGGAGYIGAHVAVEWMDRGEDVLILDNLCNSERSAIERISTLAGRPPGFVYGDVRNRRLLDTLLRDYPIDAVVHCAGLKAVGESVREPLRYYDTNVGGSVVLCQAMAQAGVFRLVFSSSATVYGDCTRMPISETCTTGQPTNPYGMSKLMCENVMKSVAGSDPRWSIGLLRYFNPIGAHASGLLGEAPTSTPNNLLPYLLQVASGERQALSVYGRDYPTPDGTGVRDYIHVVDLAQGHTCALDALRERRGISVWNLGTGRGYSVLEVINAFEKVTGVPIPMTFEPRRPGDIACCWADPRKSLEELGWQARHSLESMLTDAWRWQCNQHRHEKIRQAN
- a CDS encoding glycosyltransferase family 1 protein yields the protein MESPAPARPTLVCLSHLRWGFVYQRPQHVMSRLAKDYDVIFFEEPVVAGHEPPRLEASSPADGIEVVVPRLPEGMTAQAINEAQRQLLDERLAQRLPGDLLLWYFTPMSLAFTDHLQAQVTVFDCMDELSAFMGAPAQLVDMERLLMARADVVFTGGVSLWEVKQRQHGNAHPVPSSVDIAHFAQARDAVIEPADQASIARPRLGFFGVIDERFDIELVDQMAALRPDWQIVLVGPVVKIDPQTLPRRPNIHYLGARQYAELPAYLSGWDVALMPFALNASTRFISPTKTPEYLAGGCPVVSTPIRDVVNGYGASGAVFIADTPQAFVSAIEGALHLKGTPDFLKRADAALEGMSWDNTSRFMKEQIECLR